CCTACCGATCTTGCTCCCTAACTCGAAGGCTCTGATTCCTCAGCTAAGGCTGACGATCATACTGCCCCTGTGATACCTGAACCCGTGCAAAGACACCAGTTCGTTCTGATGGTAGTTGGACCCGAGGCTCCTCCTTTACCAAATGGAAATACTCTTTCTCATGTGTTAACATTCCACATGTTGATCAATGCTTGAATAGGAGATCATAGGCGATCTGAATCGTTACCTCCTTATCACCAACTGTTACCTTCCTAGTGAAATTGAGAGGCTTTTCCTATATGTCGATCAACATCCTCCCCTCCGCAAGTTTTATGGTATCAACGTGACCTAGACGGGCCCGCAGTATATGATTCAACAGGAATCACACAAGGGTATATTGATACTCCAAttctttttaagttatccacatCCCACAGGTGCAAAGGCAAGCCTGTTATCTGGACCCAACACGGAATGATAGTCATCGTGTACAATGGGCTCCCACCTCACCAGCACAAACATACAGTAGTTGTAGTGGAAAGGGCCCTGTCGGAGAACCTCCTTGATATCCTCCTCGGTTGTGAAGGTGAAAAGAAATTTTCCAGTGCCAAGATCATTTGCGATAACTCGATCCTCCATACCCCACTTATTAATCATATACTGTATCAGCTTCT
The Brassica napus cultivar Da-Ae chromosome A1, Da-Ae, whole genome shotgun sequence DNA segment above includes these coding regions:
- the LOC106404126 gene encoding uncharacterized protein LOC106404126: MGSSVRFQSAHMADIKGKGILYEDDDAPIQLVESEDSHVITEFRLSLIGKILNPKKQNVEKLIQYMINKWGMEDRVIANDLGTGKFLFTFTTEEDIKEVLRQGPFHYNYCMFVLVRWEPIVHDDYHSVLGPDNRLAFAPVGCG